The Gillisia sp. Hel_I_86 genome has a segment encoding these proteins:
- a CDS encoding response regulator, producing MKKDICIIDDDKIYQLIIKKVVERTSEFDSMCFYDDGIEAIEIFKSPEYVLPEIILLDINMPQMDGWQFLDNLIALRPNFHLQTIIYIVTSSIAHSDRDKAESYKEVSGFLSKPLSVEKLKEIAVKHRK from the coding sequence ATGAAAAAAGATATTTGCATAATAGATGACGATAAGATCTATCAGCTTATTATAAAAAAAGTGGTAGAACGTACTTCAGAGTTTGATTCTATGTGTTTTTATGATGATGGGATTGAGGCTATTGAGATATTCAAGTCGCCTGAATATGTACTGCCGGAAATCATTCTTCTGGACATTAATATGCCCCAAATGGATGGATGGCAATTTTTGGACAATTTAATTGCGCTCAGGCCAAATTTTCATCTTCAAACCATTATTTATATAGTTACTTCTTCCATTGCACATTCAGATAGGGACAAGGCCGAATCTTACAAAGAGGTCTCAGGTTTTTTGAGCAAACCTTTAAGCGTGGAGAAATTAAAGGAAATCGCTGTCAAGCATAGAAAATAG
- the dinB gene encoding DNA polymerase IV, with product MKTKSIIHLDLDAFFVSVERHINSELKNKPLLVGGMGDRGVVAACSYETRGFGVRSGMAMKVARQLCPEAIVIKGNAGTYTQHSKIVTDIITSKVPAFEKASVDEFYADLSGMDKFFGIQKFAHELRQTIIKESGLPISFGLSQNKVVSKIATGVAKPNAEKIIDYGEEKKFLAPLSVRSIPMIGSKTFQVLMNLGVRKIRTIQEMPVEMMESVLGKNGRTIWKRALGIDDSPIIPFHDRKSISTERTFAQDTIDISKLHASLIAMAESLAYQLRRGNKLTSSVSVKIRYSDFNTYTKQAKITYTSADHILISKVEELFKQLYNRRLLIRLIGVKFSGLVGGNYQINLFDDSEQMLNLYNSLDKIKNKYGERSVMRAVAMGTKTIGRMSNPFNGEPPTVLAHRKQ from the coding sequence ATGAAAACAAAATCCATTATCCACCTCGATCTAGATGCATTTTTTGTCTCTGTGGAGCGCCATATAAATTCTGAGTTGAAAAACAAGCCCTTGCTTGTTGGGGGAATGGGGGATCGTGGGGTAGTAGCGGCATGTAGTTATGAAACCCGTGGTTTTGGTGTTCGCTCTGGGATGGCTATGAAAGTTGCTCGACAACTTTGTCCTGAAGCAATTGTGATTAAAGGCAATGCTGGCACCTATACCCAACATTCCAAAATAGTTACAGATATTATTACAAGTAAAGTTCCAGCATTTGAAAAAGCAAGTGTAGATGAATTTTATGCCGATTTAAGCGGAATGGATAAATTTTTTGGAATACAGAAATTCGCACATGAGCTTCGGCAAACTATTATAAAGGAAAGCGGGTTGCCCATTTCTTTTGGATTGTCCCAAAACAAAGTGGTGTCTAAAATAGCAACTGGTGTAGCGAAGCCCAATGCCGAGAAAATTATTGATTATGGAGAAGAAAAAAAATTCCTAGCGCCGCTTTCGGTTAGGAGCATCCCTATGATTGGAAGTAAGACTTTTCAGGTATTAATGAACTTGGGAGTACGCAAAATTAGGACAATCCAAGAAATGCCGGTAGAAATGATGGAGAGTGTGCTAGGTAAGAATGGACGCACAATTTGGAAGCGTGCCCTTGGAATAGATGATTCTCCCATTATTCCTTTTCATGACCGAAAATCCATTTCTACAGAGCGTACATTTGCGCAAGACACTATAGATATATCCAAACTACACGCCTCTTTGATCGCCATGGCAGAGAGTTTGGCTTACCAACTGCGTAGGGGCAATAAACTCACTTCCAGCGTGAGTGTTAAGATTAGGTATTCAGATTTTAACACGTATACCAAACAAGCTAAAATCACTTATACCAGTGCAGATCATATTCTTATTTCAAAAGTGGAAGAATTATTTAAGCAACTTTATAATCGCAGGTTATTAATAAGGTTGATAGGAGTAAAATTCAGCGGACTGGTTGGAGGGAATTATCAAATCAATCTTTTTGATGATTCCGAACAAATGTTGAACCTCTACAACTCCCTCGATAAAATAAAAAACAAATACGGGGAGCGGAGTGTAATGCGTGCGGTTGCCATGGGAACCAAAACTATTGGTAGAATGTCCAATCCGTTTAATGGGGAGCCCCCAACGGTCTTGGCACATCGCAAGCAGTAG
- a CDS encoding DNA polymerase III subunit alpha produces MYLNSHTWFSLRYGTFSIEALCELAVKHRVKSLAVTDINNTSGCLGFLKIASEYGIKPLVGIDFRNGVSQQYVGIARNNEGFRQLNEHLSIHLHVQKEFSAKAPLLKDCYVIYPFEKVVALKKTIFEENEFIGISVESLRKLKFSHYLKFSKKLVLLQSVSFRSKKDYNAHRLLRAIDNNTLLSKLPKSEQGSLSEQMLGQEELEASFKGFEHILENTRKLMKSCDVKFDFGTGQNRNLLVYGKNKAEDIEQLKHLCEEKIPDRYSIITTKIKERVTKELDAIIKLGFVSYFLINLDIVNYARSKNFQFVGRGSGANSIIAYILGITNVDPIELNLYFERFINANRKSPPDFDIDFSWKDRDNITQYIFNKYKNTALMGTYVTFKRRAVLRELGKVFGLPKMEIDKLSSGFFNYSELDEVEKLVIQYSSLIEGFPNYLSVHSGGILILNDPIYNYAGTFLPPKGFETIQIDMNIAEDVGIHKFDVLSQRGLSKITDAIEIIKKNQPKAKILDIDDVEVFKNDPKINNLLKAGDCMGVFYVESPAMRGLLIKLQTDNYLNLVAASSIIRPGISSGGMKEEYIKRHRDPQLRKQAHPVMYEIMEDTYGIMVYQEDVMKVAHQFAGLSFDDADVLRRGMSGKKTSSGQMEKIEKNFRNNCEKRGYSTTLTSEVWEQISSFAGYAFPKGHSASYAIESYQSLYLKCYFPLEFMVAVLNNGGGFYSKETYVQEIRKCGGKVHAPCMNKSDHPNVIFGSDVYLGFGYLKELETRLVQQILENRQFFGPFASFDDFVDRISISIEQLRILVRIDAFRFTGIDKHELLWKAHFKLSSSKTQSIQTPLFKTQHRDFVLPQFSYSSLIDAFDQIELLGFPLCSHFDLLKNKTANSVKAKNLGNYVGQDVLVYGNLITAKKTTTMNNKYMYFGTFSDENNDVFDTVQFPKAAEKYPLRGNGIYLCFGKVVNDLDYISINLAWITRQETAKDPRLV; encoded by the coding sequence ATGTATCTAAATTCACATACTTGGTTTTCTTTGCGCTACGGGACTTTTTCTATAGAGGCTTTATGTGAATTAGCCGTAAAGCACAGAGTAAAATCTCTTGCAGTTACAGATATCAACAATACTTCTGGTTGCCTTGGTTTTTTAAAAATCGCGTCAGAGTATGGAATTAAGCCTTTGGTTGGGATCGATTTTAGAAATGGGGTTTCTCAGCAATATGTGGGCATTGCAAGAAACAATGAAGGTTTTAGGCAACTTAACGAACATTTATCCATCCATCTTCATGTTCAGAAAGAATTTTCAGCTAAAGCACCTTTATTAAAAGACTGTTATGTTATTTATCCTTTTGAAAAAGTAGTCGCCCTGAAAAAAACCATTTTTGAGGAAAATGAATTTATTGGCATTTCGGTGGAAAGCCTTCGAAAATTAAAGTTTTCCCATTATTTAAAATTCAGCAAAAAACTGGTACTGCTGCAATCCGTTAGCTTTCGCAGTAAAAAAGATTATAATGCACATAGGCTTTTGCGGGCAATAGACAACAACACCTTACTGAGTAAATTGCCAAAAAGTGAACAAGGTTCGCTCTCGGAGCAAATGTTAGGGCAGGAAGAATTAGAGGCTTCTTTCAAGGGTTTTGAGCATATTTTAGAGAATACCCGTAAGTTGATGAAAAGTTGCGATGTGAAATTCGATTTTGGAACGGGCCAAAATAGAAACTTGCTGGTTTATGGAAAAAATAAAGCTGAAGACATTGAACAACTGAAGCATTTGTGCGAAGAAAAGATTCCTGATCGTTACTCCATAATTACCACTAAAATAAAGGAACGCGTAACCAAAGAGTTGGATGCAATTATAAAATTGGGATTTGTTTCTTATTTTTTGATCAACCTGGATATTGTGAACTATGCGCGATCCAAAAATTTTCAGTTCGTTGGCCGAGGGAGTGGTGCGAATTCAATTATAGCCTACATCTTGGGGATCACCAATGTAGATCCCATAGAATTGAATTTGTATTTTGAACGCTTTATTAATGCAAATCGAAAATCCCCTCCCGATTTTGATATCGATTTTTCTTGGAAAGATCGCGATAATATCACGCAGTATATTTTTAATAAATACAAGAATACTGCATTAATGGGAACCTATGTCACTTTTAAAAGAAGGGCAGTATTAAGGGAGTTGGGAAAAGTCTTTGGCCTGCCTAAAATGGAGATCGATAAGCTTTCCAGTGGGTTTTTTAATTATTCGGAATTGGATGAAGTTGAAAAACTGGTAATTCAATACAGTTCTTTAATTGAAGGTTTTCCCAATTATTTGAGTGTGCACTCGGGTGGGATTTTAATTCTGAATGATCCTATTTATAATTATGCGGGAACTTTTTTGCCGCCAAAAGGTTTTGAAACTATCCAAATTGATATGAACATTGCGGAGGATGTGGGCATCCATAAATTTGATGTCCTCTCCCAGCGAGGTCTTTCAAAAATCACGGATGCAATTGAGATCATCAAAAAAAATCAACCCAAGGCTAAGATCTTGGATATTGATGATGTAGAGGTTTTTAAGAACGATCCAAAAATAAATAATTTACTTAAAGCAGGAGATTGTATGGGGGTCTTTTATGTAGAATCTCCTGCAATGCGAGGCTTGCTCATTAAGTTGCAAACAGATAATTATTTGAATTTGGTAGCTGCCAGTTCTATTATTCGTCCTGGGATTTCCAGCGGAGGGATGAAAGAAGAATATATAAAACGCCATCGAGATCCACAGCTTAGAAAACAAGCACACCCGGTAATGTATGAGATCATGGAAGATACTTATGGAATCATGGTGTACCAAGAAGATGTAATGAAGGTTGCCCACCAATTTGCAGGCTTGAGTTTTGATGATGCCGATGTATTACGGCGAGGAATGAGTGGTAAAAAAACTTCAAGTGGGCAAATGGAGAAAATAGAAAAAAACTTCCGGAATAATTGCGAAAAAAGGGGGTATAGTACCACTTTAACAAGTGAGGTTTGGGAGCAAATTTCGTCCTTTGCCGGCTATGCATTTCCTAAAGGGCATTCTGCTTCTTATGCCATAGAGAGTTATCAAAGTCTATATTTAAAATGCTATTTCCCGTTGGAGTTTATGGTTGCAGTGCTTAATAATGGGGGCGGATTTTATTCAAAAGAAACCTATGTGCAAGAAATTCGAAAATGTGGAGGTAAGGTTCATGCTCCTTGTATGAATAAAAGTGATCATCCCAATGTTATTTTTGGTAGCGATGTATACTTAGGATTTGGTTATTTGAAAGAGCTAGAAACTAGGCTCGTTCAGCAAATTCTAGAAAATCGTCAGTTTTTTGGGCCTTTTGCTTCTTTTGATGACTTTGTGGATCGTATTTCTATTTCTATAGAACAACTGCGTATTTTAGTAAGGATAGATGCGTTTAGGTTTACAGGAATAGATAAGCATGAATTATTGTGGAAAGCACATTTTAAATTAAGCAGCTCCAAGACGCAATCAATCCAAACCCCTTTATTTAAAACTCAACATAGGGATTTTGTATTGCCACAATTTTCCTATTCTAGTTTGATCGATGCATTCGACCAGATAGAGTTGTTGGGGTTTCCGCTATGTAGTCATTTTGATTTGCTTAAAAATAAAACGGCAAACTCAGTAAAAGCTAAAAATCTAGGGAATTATGTGGGTCAGGATGTTTTGGTCTATGGAAATTTAATTACTGCAAAAAAAACAACTACCATGAATAACAAATATATGTATTTTGGGACTTTCTCAGATGAGAACAATGATGTTTTTGACACTGTGCAGTTTCCAAAAGCAGCTGAAAAATACCCGCTTCGGGGCAATGGAATTTATTTGTGTTTTGGAAAAGTAGTTAACGATTTGGATTATATATCTATTAACCTTGCATGGATAACACGCCAAGAAACGGCTAAAGATCCAAGATTGGTTTAA
- a CDS encoding winged helix-turn-helix domain-containing protein yields MFLIYLKENKFKTRHELCDYLGIDPRTQQRWTKQYLENGISFLLTDLPKNKKSKIITPEIHKELEKRLNSSDQGFLGYWDAQAWVNNEFDIDIQYHWLRKYLIKHFKTKLKSPRKSHYKKDEEAGKAFLKTP; encoded by the coding sequence ATGTTTTTAATCTATCTAAAAGAGAACAAATTTAAAACACGCCACGAGCTTTGCGATTATTTAGGTATTGATCCACGAACCCAACAACGCTGGACAAAACAGTATCTTGAAAATGGAATATCGTTTTTATTGACTGATTTGCCCAAGAACAAAAAGTCAAAAATAATCACTCCTGAAATACATAAGGAACTTGAAAAACGTTTGAATTCTAGCGACCAGGGATTTTTAGGATATTGGGATGCGCAAGCGTGGGTAAATAATGAATTTGACATAGATATACAATACCATTGGTTGCGCAAATATTTGATAAAGCATTTTAAGACCAAGCTTAAAAGCCCCCGTAAATCTCATTATAAAAAAGATGAAGAAGCTGGAAAAGCTTTTTTAAAAACTCCCTAA
- a CDS encoding IS630 family transposase, with protein MRTSLNKNKYKQVNLYFQDEARFGMMTHTGKHLTACGIKPIVKYQHIFKTTYLYGSYSPINGNSFVWEIDGVDTTVFEAYLENFSKYKPQEFKIVIIDNAGFHSTKNINVPENIYLLRIPPYTPELNPCEQVWQYIKNRFKNQRFKSMQELKQWLHQTVKDMGKQTIKSITGNHHYVNAFITTFNS; from the coding sequence ATTAGAACAAGTCTAAATAAAAACAAGTATAAGCAAGTAAATTTGTACTTTCAAGATGAAGCTCGATTTGGTATGATGACCCATACCGGCAAACACTTAACAGCCTGCGGGATCAAACCTATTGTCAAATATCAACACATATTTAAAACAACTTATCTATATGGTAGTTATTCCCCAATAAACGGAAATAGTTTTGTCTGGGAAATTGATGGAGTAGATACTACTGTTTTCGAAGCTTATCTAGAGAACTTCTCTAAATACAAACCTCAAGAATTTAAAATTGTGATAATTGATAATGCTGGTTTTCATTCGACAAAAAACATTAATGTTCCCGAGAATATATATTTGTTGAGAATTCCGCCTTACACTCCAGAACTCAATCCGTGTGAACAAGTATGGCAGTATATTAAAAATAGGTTTAAAAATCAAAGGTTTAAATCAATGCAGGAGCTTAAACAATGGCTACATCAAACCGTAAAAGATATGGGCAAGCAAACAATAAAATCAATTACTGGCAATCACCATTATGTAAATGCATTTATTACGACTTTTAATAGTTAA
- a CDS encoding GIY-YIG nuclease family protein yields MHYLYIIYSEKLKKYYVGETSDIDQRLQQHNSHYFKNNYTKGAEDWVVKLKFRTSSKDEAILLERYIKRMKSRKFTEKLIALPAILEDILKNK; encoded by the coding sequence ATGCATTATCTATATATCATATATTCGGAAAAACTTAAAAAATATTATGTAGGAGAAACTTCGGATATAGATCAAAGATTACAGCAACATAATTCACATTATTTTAAAAACAATTATACAAAAGGAGCTGAAGATTGGGTTGTCAAATTAAAATTTAGAACAAGTTCCAAAGATGAAGCCATCTTATTGGAGCGTTATATTAAAAGAATGAAAAGCAGGAAATTCACAGAAAAACTGATTGCGTTGCCGGCCATACTTGAGGATATTTTAAAAAATAAATAG
- a CDS encoding tyrosine-type recombinase/integrase, with amino-acid sequence MRTIKNLKGKVRFAFKESIKNLKESPKKESLIFLHFSYGGGKRFKYSTGYKSCYNDWNYEKQRIKTTKAGILNADEVNEYFSNLEIYINKQFSRLIAEGEVIKKSQLRNLLDEFTNKNTSLSKSSDLNFLQFTDYFFSLKEKEIKIVTLRTYKQTVRLLKEYSAKKNEELNFLKFDKAFYNNFTHYLKERSYKVNTIGKHIGNLKTILKSAEYEGIQVNQRFKARDFKAKSELTKAIYLNPKEIESIRNKDLSKYDNLERARDIFLIGYYTGQRVSDYNGLTRDDIVNIDGVYYFEIKQKKTGKLVHCPITVEIREIMKRYGDNPPPKMPDQKINEYIKQVGQMVNINDKIFMDYIENGKKKKKPESKFNLIATHTARRSFCTNKYREKMSIYDIMYFSGHSTEKEFRKYIRISKQDRATHIATSGFFNL; translated from the coding sequence ATGCGAACGATCAAAAATTTAAAGGGGAAAGTGAGATTCGCTTTCAAAGAATCGATCAAAAATTTAAAGGAATCTCCAAAAAAGGAAAGTTTGATTTTCTTACATTTTTCTTATGGTGGAGGTAAAAGATTCAAATATTCTACTGGTTATAAATCTTGTTATAATGATTGGAATTATGAGAAGCAGCGTATTAAAACAACTAAAGCAGGAATACTAAATGCTGATGAAGTAAACGAATATTTTAGTAATCTTGAAATTTACATCAATAAGCAATTTTCTAGATTAATTGCCGAAGGTGAGGTAATTAAAAAAAGCCAGTTAAGAAATTTATTAGATGAATTCACTAATAAGAATACAAGTCTATCGAAATCCAGTGATTTAAATTTTTTACAATTCACGGATTATTTTTTCTCATTAAAAGAGAAGGAGATAAAAATAGTTACTCTAAGAACTTATAAACAAACCGTTCGCTTGTTAAAAGAATATAGTGCGAAAAAAAATGAAGAATTAAATTTTCTCAAATTTGATAAAGCTTTTTACAATAACTTCACTCACTACCTTAAAGAAAGATCATATAAAGTTAATACCATTGGGAAACATATAGGTAATTTAAAAACCATTTTAAAAAGCGCAGAATATGAGGGAATTCAAGTGAACCAGCGTTTTAAAGCAAGAGATTTTAAAGCGAAATCTGAATTAACAAAAGCTATATATCTGAATCCTAAAGAGATTGAATCTATAAGAAATAAAGATTTAAGTAAATATGATAATTTGGAGAGGGCTAGGGATATTTTTTTGATTGGATATTATACTGGGCAAAGAGTAAGTGATTACAACGGGTTAACTCGGGATGATATTGTAAATATAGATGGAGTATATTATTTTGAAATTAAGCAGAAAAAGACTGGTAAATTAGTTCATTGCCCCATAACTGTGGAAATAAGGGAAATAATGAAACGATATGGAGATAATCCACCTCCAAAAATGCCAGATCAGAAGATAAATGAGTATATAAAGCAAGTAGGTCAGATGGTCAATATCAATGATAAGATTTTTATGGATTATATTGAAAATGGTAAAAAGAAGAAAAAACCTGAATCGAAATTTAATTTAATTGCCACTCATACTGCACGAAGGAGTTTTTGTACAAATAAATACAGAGAGAAAATGTCTATTTATGATATAATGTATTTTTCAGGTCATTCAACGGAAAAAGAATTTCGTAAATATATTCGAATAAGTAAACAAGATAGAGCTACTCATATTGCAACTAGCGGATTTTTTAATTTATGA
- a CDS encoding helix-turn-helix transcriptional regulator, giving the protein MTKDKEKLLSRKEVAEFLGVSLVTLHNLKQKKILVPTHKVGRKPLYLYEDLLRQIELSNYKIAA; this is encoded by the coding sequence ATGACTAAAGACAAAGAGAAATTATTAAGTAGAAAAGAGGTGGCGGAATTTTTAGGTGTTTCCTTAGTAACACTTCACAACCTAAAACAAAAAAAGATTTTAGTTCCAACCCATAAAGTAGGTAGAAAGCCATTATACCTTTATGAGGACTTACTGAGACAAATCGAACTGTCGAACTATAAAATTGCAGCCTAA
- a CDS encoding helix-turn-helix domain-containing protein: MQKIKNQSFIKSFGDKLRETRKLKNFSQEQLAFEADIPISQVGRIERGEVNTTISTVSVLAKALKVSPKTLFDFP; this comes from the coding sequence GTGCAAAAAATTAAAAACCAATCCTTCATTAAATCATTCGGCGATAAGCTCCGGGAAACAAGAAAGCTCAAGAATTTTTCTCAAGAACAACTTGCCTTTGAAGCTGATATTCCCATTTCTCAGGTAGGGCGTATTGAAAGAGGGGAAGTAAATACAACAATAAGCACTGTTTCTGTTTTAGCGAAAGCGTTAAAAGTCTCTCCTAAAACCTTATTCGATTTCCCGTAA
- a CDS encoding type III pantothenate kinase has product MNLVIDIGNTLVKMAVFQGDVLIKKKTGLKQNFLKNLEELDQSYPNISDVLISSVSKTPSKWLQKLQEDYKMYVLDQELPQVFLNSYTTPKTLGNDRIALVSAASKLYPSQNVLVIDAGTCITFDFKNSENQYLGGAISPGLQMRFQAMNTFTENLPLLEPEEDVDFIGNTTVKSMQSGVVIGITSEIDGVISKYSSQFKDLTIILTGGDSQFLCKRLKNSIFANSNFLLEGLNYILEFNKSQ; this is encoded by the coding sequence ATGAATCTAGTGATAGATATAGGGAATACACTTGTGAAAATGGCTGTATTCCAAGGTGATGTGTTAATCAAGAAAAAAACAGGGCTCAAGCAAAATTTTTTAAAAAACCTTGAAGAACTGGATCAAAGCTATCCAAATATCAGTGATGTTTTGATCTCTTCGGTATCAAAAACACCTTCCAAGTGGTTGCAAAAACTTCAGGAGGACTATAAAATGTATGTTTTGGATCAGGAGTTGCCTCAAGTGTTTTTAAATTCTTATACAACACCCAAGACTTTGGGGAATGATAGAATTGCATTGGTTTCTGCTGCAAGTAAACTATATCCATCTCAAAATGTCCTGGTAATTGATGCAGGCACTTGTATTACATTCGATTTTAAGAATAGCGAAAATCAATATTTGGGAGGCGCTATTTCTCCAGGTTTGCAAATGAGATTTCAGGCGATGAATACGTTTACAGAAAACTTACCGTTATTAGAACCGGAAGAAGATGTAGATTTTATTGGAAACACCACCGTTAAGAGCATGCAATCTGGTGTGGTTATTGGAATTACTTCTGAAATCGATGGGGTGATTTCCAAGTATAGCTCTCAGTTTAAAGATTTAACAATAATTTTGACAGGTGGAGACTCACAATTTTTGTGTAAACGATTAAAAAATAGCATCTTTGCGAACTCAAATTTTCTCCTTGAAGGATTGAATTACATTTTAGAATTTAATAAATCTCAATGA
- the lptC gene encoding LPS export ABC transporter periplasmic protein LptC, protein MITYQKIITGIVTAITVTMLFSCEGNLNRVRALDMPDENPQAIGMGLNLKYTDSGRVVATLKSPKMLDFTNMEFPYREFPDGIQVEFFDENQKKNTVTANYGVIYDETGLIDLQDNVVLITSDSTKLKADQLFWDQKAGWIFTDRRNTIQFANGARNDGQGFDSDLNFTNFRSRTNVGIQIIEEKKNDEVF, encoded by the coding sequence ATGATCACATATCAAAAAATAATTACAGGCATTGTCACGGCTATCACCGTGACAATGCTTTTTTCATGTGAAGGCAACCTAAACAGGGTACGAGCATTGGATATGCCAGATGAGAACCCGCAAGCAATAGGGATGGGCCTTAATTTAAAATATACCGATTCTGGAAGAGTGGTAGCTACCCTAAAAAGCCCAAAAATGCTGGATTTCACAAACATGGAATTTCCATATAGGGAGTTTCCAGACGGGATACAAGTAGAATTTTTTGATGAAAACCAGAAAAAAAATACTGTCACAGCTAATTATGGGGTTATCTATGATGAAACTGGCCTCATCGATCTTCAGGACAATGTGGTTTTAATTACCAGTGACAGCACAAAACTAAAGGCAGATCAATTGTTTTGGGATCAAAAAGCAGGATGGATTTTTACCGATAGGCGCAATACCATACAATTTGCAAATGGCGCTCGGAATGATGGCCAAGGTTTTGATTCCGATTTAAATTTCACTAATTTTCGTTCCCGTACAAACGTGGGAATTCAAATAATAGAAGAGAAAAAAAATGATGAAGTTTTTTAA